The stretch of DNA GACGAGCACCCATCCCACCACCAAGGCGTTCACCATGTACATTCCCGTCCAGCTCGGCAAGAAGAATGGGGGCTTCTCCGCAGCATTCTGCAGGGTTTAGGAGGAGATTTAGATCTGTCTTATTAGGCGAGGTTAAGATGACGGAAAGCAACCGCGGATCGTCGTCATGTCTCCATCCATGTCGATGAAGGACCAGATGAGTGGACTGGTATCCTTGGACGGTTCATCTTAACCACGTAGAACAACTGAGGGCAGGCAGGGTAAGAAGGACGGGTACCTGTCGTGCAGATGGTGTCCGGTAGGTGAGCATATGTGCCAGAGCGGGAATAATGTACACGGTGAAGCTGACGAGGAGAGCGCCCACCGCGGAGTTGATGGGGCCAAAGAAGGGGAAGATGATGGCCAGGAACCAGATGGGGATGACGACGGGAAGCCGGGCGAGGGCGCGCAGGCAGACGCTCTTGGCGTCATGCATTCCGATCACCTTCTCCCACACGTAGTACAGCGGGGTGCAGGCGAAGCCGAAGGTGATGAACTGGTGGATCAGCATCAGGATGACGGCGGCGTCCCTCCACCTCGACTTGGGCAGCAGCGAGAAGGCGTTGGAGTGCGTCAGAAGCTGGTCGCCGAAGGCCCAGTAGGTGGCGGCCGCCGATGGCAGCGTCAGGGTGAACACGTACACCGTGGCCAGCAGGTAGATGTGCTTGAACTTGTGCGGTTTCCACATCGCGTGCATGATCTCCCTGCAGAGATGGAGGAGTTACAGAGTAAATAAATTGAGGGATAGCATGAGCAATGCATGTTCCTGTAATCAGATCAAATTCTTCGGTGGTCCTCTGTTTTCCTTCTAAATTACGTTATCTAATTCCCAGGTAGTTCCTTTCTCTGGTCGATCACCACCCGGCAGACTTGAAAGTTCAGATTCCCACTGCGACGCCTTCCTTCTGCGATAGAGACTTGTGGACTCCGACTCCGGAGGTAAAGGATGATCGAAACTTGCATCTGACGAGTTCTGCTGCTAATTACAGCCGCCTAAGGTAAGAgtgatgaatcatcggagcaagaTGGGGCCGATGGAGGAAAGCGAGCACTCACACGGTCACGGCGTGGCCGCCGAAGGTGTAGAGAATGTTGGTTGCGCCGGTGAAGTAGAGCACTAGCTGCGTTGGACCCGAGTGCGTCACCCCTTCCACCTGCATCATCCATCCGGAACAGAGCATCATCGTCATCATTCCTTCTGTGAGCTTAATTAAGTGGGCAATCAAATCAGCCACCAATCAGATCCTACGCTACTGTTCTCGTTGTGGATGACGTTACCTGGCCGTGGACGGCGGCGGCAATGGTGAGGTACCAGGCGGTGTAGGTGGTCATGCCGAGGCCGAGGAAGGACCATATCCTGTAGTTGTGGAAGGAAGGTATGAACACCGTCGTGGCGCAGCAGGCGCCGAATATGTACGTCCACGTCCTCTTGTCCAACCGGTCGTTGATGTAGTATATGTTGCTGCTCCATCACCGACACCGATCAAGCAAAGCTTTCATGCGTGTATGACCTAGCGACGCATCTCGACCCGAAAGAGGGGGAAAAAGATACCTGGCACAGGCTATGAGCTGAATGACGGAGCCGAAGAGGAGGAAGGTGCAGTTGAAGGCGAGGCCGGCGGCCTTCCAGTATGGCCCCAGCAGCCCATCCAGCACCTCGAACCACTGTCACAAATAAGCACTCCTCTTAGTCAGTAGCAGGAAGAGGAACCGAGGGGTTTGTCGACTTGGAATCTTGACGAGGGAAGTGGTCGGAGAGGAGTGAGAGAGAAGGAACGGGAGAGGCAAGGGGGGACCGGACCTGGATGACGTGATTCTTGAAGCTGACGTTTTCCTTCTCCTTTCGGGCGCGGTACTCGATGTAGAGGACGCTGATGAGGTACGCCGTCCAGCTTCCGAGGAAGCCATAGAACATCTGCAGGATCACCCCGGACAGCATCCCCAGCTGCGAGAACGAGTAGGGCAGCGTCAACAGCACCTGCGCCACCTGCAATTGACACCAGCTCCACTCGTCAGCAGAGAGAGAACGGAAGAAACAAATGGAATCTTCGTCAGTTTGTGATCAGTGTGGGTATGAAGTACTTGATTGGAGGCGCAGCTGAACCAGGCGTCCCAGGCGGAGCCGCCGTGCCAGAGGAGGCTCTTCATGCTGAACACGGAGGCTGTCTCGCCGCCCCGCTCCTTGTCGCCACCTTGCGCCGTCTCATTGCTGAAGGTAGCAATGTCAGTCGCCGGGATGGCTGCTTCCTCAGCTTGCTTCGGCGGGAGCATCCTTGACAGTGATCGCTGCAGAAAACCTTCGAATCTGCTTCGAGTGACAGTTTTGCAGGACAGCAATCGAAAAAACAAGGAATCAAACTGAAGTACCTTAATTCAACTGAAGCAGAGAGACCAAATGGTGGGTCGAGTACGGGGAGGAGGTGAGGAGGTGAGTCCGGGTGGTGTTGTCAGCTCTTTAGCTGAAACGTACTGGAAATTACTCGTGTCCTCTGGTTCTCGTCATCATGGTATCAGATGGAGCTCATGGTTTTTGGGTTTGATTCCGCTGCGGGAAGCAAAGGGAATAGGgaaaggggaggaggagaaaCAAATGGTATTTGATGGCAGGATCCAGCACTCTCCCTCCACCCTTTATGGTCAGCAGCGGTGCGACTCGGCTTCCTCTGTCCCAACGTTTCTTAGGCTgcaatcatctctctctctctctctctctctctctctcaactgtTCGCTTGATTGACGACTCCACTATTTAATATCTCAAAGGGTAGGAAACGAAGAATATTAGGTGTTTGAGCTTCTTCTTTCATTTGACCATTTTGAtcttttacacacacacacacacacacacatatatatatatatatatatatatatatatatatatatatataaaattttagatttttttgttttattctcacgtagcatcatttattttctaaaagatgatATCACATTTGTTATGTCGCGATGGTCATCGTCCGTCTATCATGCTTTTGTTCATTGGTATCGTCATGCCCTCGTCGTGATCACCTTTagattattttttcttgatctaTTCTTTATTGTATGAGCTCCTATGATCATGGAGATAACTCTTCAAATAAGCTCTTTAttgtaataataaattttattatcattaatAATTATCTTAAAGGTTTATTTTTCTCTCCTTTTATCATTTTTGCTAGTTTTTTTTAGGCTAAGCATCTTATCATAACACTTGTTGGCATAGATTTAGTCAGGCTTAGATCGATCAACGATATTGCGAAAGAAATAAATGAAACACGGAGTATGAGATGATCTTAGCTCCATTCAAGATAGGTGATACTATCTACAAGACAGATAGAAGAGACGCATATGATTGGTCGAAAACCCTCTATACTCGAATCAAAGAATATTCTATAACATTGCAAGGTTGTAAACAAAAGGAAAGAGAGAAGGATTTATATTTAAGCAAATATGCGggtttttttaatctattttaaGCCCCTCAATATCTCATGTGATGTTAAGAGATACCTTCTCTTAGCCGATATCATTCTGAAGTTATCGTACTTCTAACGCCAATGATTAAGGTATCATCATTTTATTATCGTTTTAATTATGAGCTTATTGCACCAACATACATCCTAACTACTTCGAAAAGAGAGTGACATTGTTGtaagatattttaatttttttattattattattattcattaaaTGAGGTATTTTTGGAAccaaattcaagcattaatatttcATCAGCGGGTGTTGTGATTTGTTTGTATTGTAATCAAAAGTTACTACCGAGGACATAAAAGAGAGTAGGATCAAATGAATTGATTCGACGGATCGAACGGGAACAATTGACCGACTGTCCTTCTCCCTAATTGGAGACTGTTGTAACCTTTGTTTTCTTGGATGAAAGCAGCTTATAGATCATTTTCTATTGTTAATAATAATACAGCCACAACACACCACAACAAGAGTACCACACCACGTTATCCTTCGGCTCCGAGCAAAGCGGCACTCGCACATctcctttctttcttccttt from Musa acuminata AAA Group cultivar baxijiao chromosome BXJ2-11, Cavendish_Baxijiao_AAA, whole genome shotgun sequence encodes:
- the LOC135626885 gene encoding auxin transporter-like protein 1, with protein sequence MLPPKQAEEAAIPATDIATFSNETAQGGDKERGGETASVFSMKSLLWHGGSAWDAWFSCASNQVAQVLLTLPYSFSQLGMLSGVILQMFYGFLGSWTAYLISVLYIEYRARKEKENVSFKNHVIQWFEVLDGLLGPYWKAAGLAFNCTFLLFGSVIQLIACASNIYYINDRLDKRTWTYIFGACCATTVFIPSFHNYRIWSFLGLGMTTYTAWYLTIAAAVHGQVEGVTHSGPTQLVLYFTGATNILYTFGGHAVTVEIMHAMWKPHKFKHIYLLATVYVFTLTLPSAAATYWAFGDQLLTHSNAFSLLPKSRWRDAAVILMLIHQFITFGFACTPLYYVWEKVIGMHDAKSVCLRALARLPVVIPIWFLAIIFPFFGPINSAVGALLVSFTVYIIPALAHMLTYRTPSARQNAAEKPPFFLPSWTGMYMVNALVVGWVLVVGFGLGGWASMTNFVRQVDTFGLFAKCYQCPNPHPPPPALPPQQRRQL